A genomic segment from Corylus avellana chromosome ca5, CavTom2PMs-1.0 encodes:
- the LOC132180315 gene encoding putative F-box/FBD/LRR-repeat protein At4g03220 — protein METRSAKRKKLFLIAESEAAENSIDRITDLPDAVLHHILSLLSIKSIAQTSLLSRRWRSLWSSFPDLDFSTINPNPLSSKNLAKTSHSSSATGMDFIAQVLALHDKHSDIRILRFRAHLSFSRLNGLIRRAIRLNVQQLDVEFATDDYFNIPRSVLASESLRVFKLKSHCPGFHLPPSSVMRDGFRSLHTLSLSLVVLYNQPSLVDLFSDSSFPNLKKLNLDACFGLKHLSVGCRALEDFSLENCFELQGLNISGPKMERVRVSYCFDAYSEKSWVKINAPRLRILRWEYNSITDNCALENLSLLREVSIGFIILHEDINFEKIQSVSNLLSGLSHAHCLKFESKCFEILSINNYFAVYLQPFHNLKSLELHTSFNKNNVLGIACLFRSSPTLHTLILKINNDYNMERREWNRDLWDMSSSEEEQFWESQTQTLKSFLENLKVVEVHGFLECENEVSLAKFLLKHGKALQEMTLCTGNSGARDSLRRQKIRSQMMGFSWASSNAKISFR, from the exons ATGGAAACAAGATCTGCAAAGCGCAAGAAGCTTTTCCTCATTGCTGAAAGTGAAGCAGCAGAAAATAGCATTGACCGGATCACCGATCTTCCCGACGCTGTTCTCCACCATATCCTCTCCCTTCTATCCATCAAATCCATCGCACAAACCAGTCTCTTATCCAGGCGATGGAGATCTCTTTGGTCCTCCTTTCCCGATCTTGACTTCTCCACCATTAACCCAAATCCTCTTTCTTCCAAAAATCTTGCAAAAACCTCACATTCTTCTTCCGCTACGGGAATGGACTTCATAGCCCAGGTTTTAGCCCTCCACGACAAACACTCCGACATAAGAATTCTTCGTTTCCGTGCCCATTTGAGTTTTTCTCGTCTAAATGGTCTTATTCGCCGTGCCATTAGGCTCAACGTTCAACAACTCGATGTCGAGTTTGCCACCGACGATTATTTCAACATCCCTCGATCGGTTTTAGCGAGCGAATCTTTACGAGTTTTCAAGCTAAAATCTCATTGCCCGGGTTTTCATTTGCCTCCTTCATCCGTCATGAGAGATGGTTTTCGATCGCTCCACACGTTGTCTCTTTCACTTGTCGTTTTATACAATCAACCCTCACTCGTTGACTTGTTCTCAGATTCATCGTTTCCAAACCTTAAAAAATTGAATCTGGACGCTTGCTTTGGGCTGAAACATCTTAGTGTTGGGTGCCGGGCGCTAGAAGATTTCAGCCTGGAAAATTGTTTTGAGCTGCAAGGGTTGAATATTTCGGGTCCAAAAATGGAGCGGGTGCGGGTATCATATTGTTTTGATGCTTATAGTGAAAAGAGTTGGGTGAAGATCAATGCTCCGAGACTCAGAATCTTGCGCTGGGAATATAATTCCATTACTGATAATTGTGCGCTTGAGAATTTAAGTTTGCTTCGGGAGGTCTCCATTGGTTTTATTATACTTCATGAagatataaattttgaaaagattcaGAGTGTATCCAATCTTTTGTCTGGACTATCTCATGCCCATTGCTTGAAGTTTGAAAGCAAGTGTTTCGAG ATTCTATCAATCAATAACTATTTTGCTGTTTATCTACAACCCTTTCATAACCTCAAATCTTTGGAGTTGCATACAAGTTTCAACAAAAACAATGTCCTAGGAATAGCATGCCTATTCAGAAGCTCTCCCACGCTGCATACCCTCATTCTCAAGATTAACAACGATTACAACATGGAAAGAAGA GAATGGAATCGGGACTTGTGGGACATGTCTAGCTCCGAGGAAGAACAATTTTGGGAATCTCAAACACAGACATTGAAGTCCTTCCTAGAGAACCTGAAGGTAGTGGAGGTGCATGGGTTTTTAGAATGTGAGAATGAGGTTAGTCTAGCAAAGTTTTTGCTCAAGCATGGAAAGGCCTTGCAAGAGATGACTCTGTGCACAGGAAACAGTGGTGCTAGGGACTCTCTCAGGAGACAAAAGATTAGGTCACAGATGATGGGATTCTCTTGGGCTTCTTCTAATGCTAAAATTTCATTTCGCTAG
- the LOC132181246 gene encoding indole-3-acetic acid-amido synthetase GH3.5-like: MPEAPKNVSEHGERKALEFIEEVTSNADEVQKRVLGEILSRSANVEYLRRHGLNGQIDRLTFKKVVPVVGYEDLKPDIDRIANGDTSPILCSQPISEFLTSSGTSGGERKLMPTIEEELERRSLLYSLLMPVMNQFVPGLDEGKGMYLLFIKSEAKTPGGLVARPVLTSFYKSSHFKNRPHDPYTNYTSPNDTILCPDSYQSMYSQLLCGLYQNTEVLRVGAVFASGFIRAIKFLEKHWLLLCNDIRTGTLDPKITDPSVREAVMKILEPNPKLADFIEAECSKDSWRGIIKRLWPNTKYIDVIVTGTMSQYIPTLDYYSNSLPLICTMYASSECYFGLNLNPLSKPSEVAYTLMPIMCYYEFLPVNRKKDFTEDSFSKPVSLEEKESHDLVDLVDVKLGQEYELVVTTYAGLYRYRVGDILRVVGFKNKAPQFKFVCRKNVVLSIDSDKTDEVELQNAVKTAADHLLSFDASLTEYTSYADTSTIPGHYVLYWEISHSDRAAAIPPSVFEDCCFSVEEALNSVYRQGRVSDKSIGPLEIKIVEGGTFDKLMDYALSQGASINQYKAPRCVKYAPIVELLNSRVVANYFSPKCPKWVPGHKQWCNQS; encoded by the exons ATGCCAGAAGCTCCTAAGAACGTATCCGAGCATGGTGAGAGAAAGGCGTTGGAGTTTATTGAGGAGGTTACGAGTAATGCCGATGAAGTACAGAAGCGGGTTCTTGGTGAAATCCTTTCTCGTAGCGCCAATGTTGAATACTTGCGCCGACATGGCCTCAACGGGCAAATAGACCGACTTACTTTCAAGAAGGTCGTCCCTGTTGTCGGGTACGAAGATTTGAAGCCAGATATCGACCGTATTGCCAATGGCGACACTTCCCCGATTCTTTGCTCCCAGCCCATTTCTGAGTTCTTGACTAG CTCGGGAACATCTGGAGGGGAGAGGAAACTGATGCCAACAATAGAAGAGGAGCTGGAGAGGAGATCATTGCTTTACAGCCTTTTGATGCCTGTGATGAATCAATTTGTTCCAGGTTTGGACGAAGGCAAAGGAATGTATCTTTTGTTCATAAAATCAGAAGCCAAGACCCCGGGAGGACTTGTTGCACGTCCAGTTTTAACCAGCTTTTACAAAAGCTCACATTTTAAGAATAGGCCTCATGATCCCTACACCAACTATACTAGCCCAAACGACACCATTCTCTGCCCAGATTCCTATCAAAGCATGTACTCTCAGTTGCTTTGTGGGCTTTATCAAAATACTGAAGTTCTTCGTGTTGGGGCTGTCTTTGCTTCTGGCTTCATTCGTGCCATCAAATTCCTAGAAAAACATTGGCTTCTTTTGTGCAATGATATTAGAACAGGAACCTTGGATCCTAAAATTACTGATCCATCAGTGAGAGAAGCTGTCATGAAAATTCTTGAGCCAAATCCCAAGCTAGCTGATTTTATTGAAGCTGAGTGTAGCAAAGACTCATGGAGGGGGATCATAAAAAGGTTGTGGCCAAACACAAAGTATATTGATGTTATAGTGACAGGAACAATGTCTCAGTATATTCCTACTTTGGATTATTATAGCAATAGTCTCCCTCTTATTTGCACCATGTATGCTTCTTCTGAGTGTTATTTTGGCCTGAATTTGAATCCTCTGAGTAAGCCAAGTGAAGTTGCCTACACCCTTATGCCCATCATGTGCTATTATGAGTTCTTGCCAGTTAACAGGAAAAAGGACTTCACTGAGGACTCCTTTTCCAAACCTGTCTCCCTCGAAGAGAAGGAAAGCCACGACTTGGTTGATCTTGTTGATGTCAAGCTAGGACAAGAATATGAGCTTGTGGTAACTACTTATGCAG GCCTCTACCGTTATCGTGTTGGAGACATACTCCGAGTGGTGGGATTCAAAAACAAGGCTCCACAATTCAAGTTCGTATGCCGAAAGAATGTTGTTCTCAGCATTGATTCGGACAAAACCGATGAAGTTGAGCTCCAAAATGCAGTGAAGACTGCAGCCGACCATCTTCTATCATTTGATGCATCACTCACAGAATACACAAGCTATGCAGACACCTCAACCATCCCCGGCCACTATGTCCTGTACTGGGAGATCAGCCACAGCGACCGCGCTGCCGCAATCCCGCCTTCCGTTTTCGAGGATTGCTGCTTCTCTGTTGAAGAAGCACTCAACAGTGTGTACAGGCAAGGAAGAGTTTCGGACAAGTCGATTGGGCCTTTGGAGATAAAGATTGTGGAGGGGGGCACGTTTGACAAGCTCATGGACTATGCTCTCAGCCAGGGTGCTTCAATAAACCAGTACAAAGCACCCCGGTGCGTGAAATATGCCCCCATTGTTGAGCTCTTGAACTCGAGGGTTGTTGCTAATTATTTCAGCCCGAAATGCCCGAAATGGGTTCCGGGTCATAAGCAATGGTGCAATCAGAGCTAG